From Triticum aestivum cultivar Chinese Spring chromosome 4A, IWGSC CS RefSeq v2.1, whole genome shotgun sequence, a single genomic window includes:
- the LOC123087255 gene encoding gamma-glutamyl peptidase 5, with translation MGMGPLENAAAVVEGGVAAPVVPVVTAAAAGGGSYALLQCGEDSAYVRDAYGGYFEVFRALLAEDGERWQVYRAVRGELPSEEDAAGLDGFVISGSCSDAHGDEPWILALVDLIRRQLAAGKRVLGVCFGHQILCRALGGKTGRSCKGWDIGVSCIHPTAAAARLFAPLKMPVHLPIIEFHQDEVWELPPHAEVLARSDKTGVEMFRLGDRAMGVQGHPEYSKDILMSIADRLLRQNLLLDCQVDVAKASFDVRQPDKEFWKKVCRGFLKGRLQPQQQKQQPPQQHKLQL, from the exons ATGGGAATGGGGCCGCTCGagaacgccgccgccgtcgtcgagggCGGCGTCGCCGCCCCGGTGGTGCCGGTGgtgaccgcggcggcggcgggaggggggtCGTACGCGCTGCTGCAGTGCGGGGAGGACTCGGCGTACGTGCGGGACGCGTACGGGGGCTACTTCGAGGTGTTCCGCGCGCTGCTGGCCGAGGACGGCGAGCGCTGGCAGGTGTACCGCGCCGTGCGCGGCGAGCTGCCGTCGGAGGAGGACGCGGCGGGGCTCGACGGGTTCGTCATCTCCGGCAGCTGCAGCGACGCCCACGGCGACGAGCCCTGGATCCTCGCCCTCGTCGACCTCATCCGCCGCCAGCTCGCCGCCGGCAAGCGCGTCCTCGGCGTCTGCTTCGGCCACCAG ATCCTGTGCCGGGCGCTGGGCGGCAAGACCGGGAGGTCCTGCAAGGGGTGGGACATCGGCGTCAGCTGCATCCACCCCACCGCCGCGGCGGCGAGGCTCTTCGCGCCCCTCAAGATGCCGGTGCACCTGCCCATCATCGAGTTCCACCAGGATGAG GTGTGGGAGCTGCCTCCTCACGCCGAGGTGCTGGCCCGGTCAGACAAGACCGGCGTCGAGATGTTCCGGCTGGGCGACCGCGCCATGGGCGTCCAGGGCCACCCCGAGTACAGCAAGGACATCCTCATGAGCATCGCTGACCGCCTCCTCCGCCAGAACCTCCTCCTG GACTGTCAGGTGGACGTGGCCAAGGCGAGCTTCGACGTGCGGCAGCCGGACAAGGAGTTCTGGAAGAAGGTGTGCAGGGGGTTCCTCAAGGGCAGGCTCCAGccgcagcagcagaagcagcagccGCCGCAGCAACATAAGCTTCAGCTATAG